In a single window of the Alphaproteobacteria bacterium LSUCC0684 genome:
- a CDS encoding TolC family protein — protein sequence MRYNLKEFSLVPLMLVFGLSLSSGASQAGDILEIELQKAVEQSDVLAAARQAVLAAREDIVIARSSMDLSATLSATGTASQQSTSDADFKKNDSANLTVTMTKPLYDGGLADAREGNAGLLLDIARTSLGKAEQRVLLESLSAYIVLAAARDRLELEKRNLARLEEHLKATELKLNLGESTPTELAGTRARLARARASLIEAETSQANAEETYRTRIGTPPAELSMPDLPAGLPASAPEAGQIAEQQNLDHRLALLNERVSRKSLDVLVAQVRPTVDFSLSGLTTEATTDAGDKDSVSARITLSMPLFPSSSVRSSARAAVAEHRAEIFNLEDSRRQTILAGENAWRDFASNSAIIDAHKAELEAAILVRNGTQSEVSFGLKTFLDLLDAEQDVVNAELNLLIANRDQVLSAFELLASMGRLSATDLGLEGLSPVDDLAPAVNPLVARPFPALDYPD from the coding sequence TTGCGGTATAATCTCAAGGAATTCTCACTTGTTCCGCTCATGCTGGTGTTCGGCCTGTCACTTTCCTCGGGTGCAAGCCAGGCTGGCGACATTCTCGAAATCGAGTTGCAGAAAGCGGTTGAGCAGTCCGATGTGCTGGCCGCGGCGCGGCAGGCGGTGCTGGCGGCCAGGGAAGATATCGTCATCGCCAGATCATCGATGGATCTTTCCGCCACGCTTTCGGCGACCGGCACCGCAAGCCAGCAATCCACCAGCGACGCCGATTTCAAGAAAAACGATTCCGCCAACCTGACGGTGACGATGACCAAACCTCTTTATGATGGTGGTCTTGCCGATGCCAGGGAAGGCAATGCCGGGCTTCTCCTCGATATCGCCAGAACCTCGCTTGGCAAGGCAGAGCAGCGCGTTCTTCTTGAAAGTCTTTCCGCCTATATCGTTCTGGCCGCGGCCCGGGACAGGCTTGAACTTGAAAAGAGGAATCTTGCCCGCCTAGAAGAACATCTCAAGGCAACAGAACTCAAGCTCAATCTTGGGGAAAGCACGCCGACCGAACTTGCCGGCACCCGCGCCCGTCTTGCCCGCGCCAGAGCAAGCCTGATCGAGGCAGAAACCAGTCAGGCGAATGCCGAGGAAACCTATCGCACCCGGATCGGCACGCCGCCGGCGGAACTTTCCATGCCTGACCTGCCCGCCGGTCTGCCGGCCTCCGCACCCGAAGCCGGGCAGATTGCCGAGCAGCAGAATCTGGATCACCGCCTTGCTCTCCTGAATGAGAGGGTGTCCCGCAAATCCCTTGACGTGCTGGTGGCCCAGGTCCGGCCGACGGTGGATTTCAGCCTCTCCGGGCTCACCACCGAAGCCACGACCGATGCAGGTGACAAGGATAGCGTTTCGGCCAGGATCACCTTGTCGATGCCGCTTTTCCCCAGTTCGTCCGTTAGAAGTTCGGCCCGGGCCGCGGTGGCGGAGCATCGGGCGGAGATTTTCAACCTCGAAGACAGCCGCCGCCAGACCATTCTTGCCGGTGAAAATGCCTGGCGTGATTTTGCGTCAAACTCGGCCATCATTGACGCCCATAAGGCGGAACTCGAAGCGGCGATCCTTGTTCGCAACGGCACGCAGAGTGAAGTATCCTTTGGCCTGAAAACCTTTCTTGACCTGCTTGATGCCGAACAGGATGTGGTCAACGCGGAATTGAATCTGCTCATCGCCAATCGGGATCAGGTGCTCTCCGCCTTTGAGCTTCTGGCCAGCATGGGCAGGCTTTCAGCCACGGATCTCGGTCTTGAAGGTCTGTCTCCGGTGGATGATCTGGCACCGGCCGTAAACCCGCTTGTGGCACGGCCTTTCCCGGCGCTTGATTACCCGGATTGA
- a CDS encoding protein-L-isoaspartate O-methyltransferase produces MSVFEDRRRLMVESQLRTNKVTDIRVLEAFEEVPREKYVGRDTADLAYIDEDLMLDGGRFILEPMVFARMVQALELKPADIVLDLGAALGYSTAILSRFVQSVVGIESHEEIAARGQSNLIESGVDNAVVLHADLTEGFRAESPYNAIIIEGSVSTVPDAVLGQLAEDGRCVTILRDAPNGPGRVVKYVRAGNSFAHSVLFDAYSPFLPEFATEKGFDFAV; encoded by the coding sequence ATGTCCGTTTTTGAAGATCGCCGCCGCCTCATGGTGGAATCCCAGCTTCGCACCAACAAGGTGACCGATATCCGGGTTCTTGAAGCGTTTGAAGAGGTGCCGCGGGAGAAATATGTGGGCAGGGACACCGCCGATCTTGCCTATATCGATGAAGATCTGATGCTTGATGGCGGCAGATTCATCCTTGAGCCCATGGTGTTTGCCCGCATGGTTCAGGCGCTGGAGCTCAAACCCGCGGATATCGTTCTGGATCTCGGGGCCGCGCTTGGCTACAGCACCGCCATCCTCTCACGCTTCGTGCAGTCCGTCGTCGGGATCGAATCGCATGAAGAGATCGCCGCCAGGGGCCAGAGCAACCTTATCGAAAGCGGGGTGGATAACGCCGTGGTTCTGCACGCGGATCTGACCGAAGGTTTCCGCGCCGAATCTCCCTATAACGCCATCATCATCGAAGGCTCGGTCTCGACGGTTCCTGACGCTGTTCTGGGCCAGCTTGCCGAAGATGGCAGATGTGTTACCATTCTTCGCGATGCACCGAACGGCCCTGGCCGGGTGGTGAAATATGTTCGCGCCGGCAACAGCTTCGCCCATTCCGTTCTTTTTGATGCCTATTCACCTTTTCTGCCTGAATTTGCAACCGAGAAGGGGTTCGACTTTGCGGTATAA
- a CDS encoding trimethylamine methyltransferase family protein, with amino-acid sequence MAQERERRSRRRGNGKEASPASPISGQMPFQPLSNTRYLIEPLSADQIEAVHEASLKIISTLGMRVLSATARAHLRAAGCMVDETEELVRMDPAFVEEMVAKAPPEFTLTPRDPAKALRIGGASINFGLVSGPPNVHDCLRGRRPGTLADFKDLIRLGQSFNAIHFMGNQTLATTDLPANTRHLDSMLATILLSDKVTSCMSIGAARVEDAARMLAIGRGLSLDALKDDPSAMTNINVNSPRVLDQEMSDAALKLAELGQAIIITPFTLMGAMTPVTFAAALAQQNAEALFTIALIQSVHPGARIVYGGFTSNVDMKSGAPAFGTPENCRANMAGGQLARRYDLPYRTSACNAANTVDAQAAYETQMALWGAVTGCGNLIYHAAGWLEGGLVASMEKLVIDVEMLQMMISLVSPAGFSDEDFALEAMADVGPGGHFFGTAHTLARYREAFYAPMVSDWQNNENWAAAGGLSATERAMAIWQDILKSFTPPAIDEAIREELEAYVARRKEEIGNGEP; translated from the coding sequence ATGGCGCAGGAGAGGGAAAGACGATCACGTCGTCGCGGCAATGGCAAGGAGGCTTCGCCCGCCTCACCGATATCAGGGCAGATGCCGTTCCAGCCTCTTTCAAATACCCGTTACCTGATCGAACCCCTTAGCGCGGATCAGATCGAGGCGGTGCATGAAGCATCATTGAAGATCATCAGCACATTGGGAATGCGTGTTCTCAGCGCCACGGCCCGGGCGCATCTCCGCGCCGCGGGCTGCATGGTGGATGAAACAGAAGAACTGGTGCGGATGGACCCTGCCTTTGTTGAGGAAATGGTCGCCAAAGCCCCGCCTGAATTCACCCTGACGCCGCGTGATCCGGCAAAAGCGCTTCGGATAGGCGGCGCGTCAATCAATTTCGGGCTGGTTTCGGGCCCGCCGAATGTCCATGATTGCCTGCGCGGGCGGCGTCCGGGAACGCTTGCGGATTTCAAGGACCTGATCCGCCTCGGGCAGAGTTTCAACGCTATTCACTTCATGGGCAATCAGACACTGGCAACCACCGATCTTCCCGCCAATACCCGCCATCTGGATTCGATGCTTGCGACGATCCTTCTCTCCGACAAGGTCACCTCATGCATGTCGATCGGGGCTGCGCGGGTCGAGGATGCGGCAAGGATGCTGGCGATCGGGCGCGGCCTCAGCCTGGATGCCCTAAAGGATGATCCCTCCGCGATGACGAATATCAACGTCAATTCCCCGCGGGTGCTGGATCAGGAAATGTCCGATGCCGCCCTCAAACTTGCGGAACTGGGCCAGGCGATCATCATCACGCCCTTCACGCTCATGGGGGCGATGACGCCGGTGACTTTTGCCGCCGCGCTGGCCCAGCAGAATGCCGAAGCGCTTTTTACCATCGCCCTGATTCAGAGCGTTCATCCCGGCGCCAGAATTGTCTATGGCGGCTTCACCTCGAATGTCGACATGAAAAGCGGCGCGCCCGCCTTCGGGACACCGGAGAATTGCCGCGCCAATATGGCCGGTGGGCAGCTGGCCCGTCGCTATGATCTTCCCTACCGGACAAGTGCCTGCAACGCGGCCAACACCGTTGATGCGCAGGCCGCCTATGAAACCCAGATGGCGCTCTGGGGAGCGGTCACCGGGTGCGGCAACCTGATCTACCATGCGGCGGGCTGGCTTGAAGGCGGGCTGGTGGCATCGATGGAAAAACTGGTGATTGATGTGGAAATGCTCCAGATGATGATAAGCCTTGTTTCTCCCGCCGGTTTCAGCGATGAGGATTTTGCCCTTGAGGCGATGGCTGATGTCGGGCCCGGCGGTCATTTTTTCGGCACCGCCCACACGCTTGCGCGCTACCGGGAGGCGTTTTACGCTCCCATGGTCAGCGACTGGCAGAATAACGAGAACTGGGCCGCGGCCGGGGGCCTGTCCGCAACCGAACGTGCCATGGCTATCTGGCAGGATATCCTCAAATCCTTTACCCCGCCCGCCATCGATGAAGCAATCCGCGAAGAGCTCGAAGCCTATGTCGCCCGCCGCAAGGAAGAGATCGGCAACGGCGAGCCTTGA
- a CDS encoding MmgE/PrpD family protein — protein sequence MAAEKHLLNFLHDLDLQDIKAEALHQSRRCLLDLIGVLAAGTTTPLARIINDHAVSHFGPGIEGGGLLGDGRIASLPGIALAGGMTIDSIDAHDGMKRTKGHAGCGVLPALAAYLQSGKAPASTPAPTLATAPARDEDLLAGLIIGYEIAIRAGIALHRTAADYHTSGAWVALAAAAIGCRFRGCSSRQTLESLGIAEYHGPRSQMMRTIDHPTMVKDGSGWGAMAGVSACLLAEDGFTGAPALTVTSPEVADLWDDLGSTWHIIDQYIKPWPVCRWAQPAVTAALDLRNEFNINHDNIEKIKIYSFHEAVRLACRIPETTEEAQYSLPWPVAASVVDGVLGTRQISAPFDDPAITRLALGMELAEDDAHNAVFPEHRLARVEIFTRDGKRYLSADTAATWDPEAPPSDTEMEEKFHALADPVMGTELAGNIRRHVWAMGEGGHAAPLLALITSPFGRDR from the coding sequence ATGGCGGCAGAAAAACACCTTTTAAACTTCCTCCATGATCTTGATCTGCAGGATATCAAAGCAGAAGCCCTGCACCAGTCGAGGCGTTGCCTTCTTGACCTCATCGGGGTTCTTGCCGCCGGAACAACAACGCCACTTGCGCGGATCATCAACGATCATGCCGTATCGCATTTCGGCCCTGGCATTGAGGGCGGCGGGCTTCTCGGGGATGGCCGCATCGCAAGCCTGCCGGGCATTGCTCTTGCCGGCGGAATGACGATCGACTCCATCGATGCCCATGATGGCATGAAACGCACCAAGGGACATGCGGGCTGCGGGGTTCTGCCTGCTCTTGCCGCATACCTTCAGTCCGGCAAGGCCCCGGCCTCGACTCCGGCCCCGACTCTGGCCACCGCTCCGGCAAGGGATGAAGATCTGCTGGCAGGGCTGATCATCGGGTATGAGATTGCCATCCGTGCCGGGATTGCGCTTCATCGCACCGCCGCCGACTATCACACGTCGGGCGCCTGGGTTGCGCTTGCCGCCGCTGCCATCGGCTGCCGCTTCAGGGGGTGTTCCTCACGCCAGACCCTGGAATCTCTCGGCATTGCCGAATATCACGGCCCGCGCAGCCAGATGATGCGGACAATCGATCACCCGACCATGGTCAAGGACGGATCAGGCTGGGGGGCGATGGCCGGGGTATCGGCCTGTCTTCTTGCCGAAGACGGATTTACCGGCGCCCCGGCGCTGACCGTCACCTCACCGGAAGTGGCTGATCTCTGGGATGATCTGGGCTCGACCTGGCATATTATTGATCAATATATCAAGCCCTGGCCGGTCTGCCGCTGGGCACAGCCTGCAGTCACCGCCGCGCTTGATCTTAGAAATGAGTTTAATATCAACCACGATAACATTGAAAAAATTAAAATATATTCCTTCCATGAAGCCGTAAGGCTTGCCTGCCGCATCCCGGAGACCACCGAAGAGGCGCAGTATTCACTTCCCTGGCCGGTGGCGGCTTCGGTGGTGGATGGCGTGCTCGGAACACGCCAGATCAGCGCACCGTTTGATGATCCGGCCATCACGCGTCTTGCCCTGGGCATGGAACTTGCGGAAGACGACGCCCATAACGCGGTCTTTCCTGAGCATCGTCTTGCCCGGGTTGAGATTTTCACCCGCGACGGCAAGCGATATCTTTCGGCGGATACCGCCGCGACCTGGGATCCGGAAGCCCCGCCGTCGGATACCGAGATGGAAGAAAAATTTCATGCCCTGGCTGATCCGGTGATGGGGACTGAACTTGCCGGAAACATCCGCCGCCATGTCTGGGCCATGGGTGAGGGAGGTCACGCCGCGCCCTTGCTGGCACTGATCACGTCACCGTTCGGCAGGGACAGGTGA
- a CDS encoding MFS transporter, which translates to MSLLISLSALFISVLFIQIGSGSLGPLDALSGQIHGFSPGEIGLLGSAHFIGLFLGCLINPFLIRRSGHSRTFAVMAAASAISAILHPIFINLWFWCLLRMLTGFAIAGAYTVIESWLQAKLVKSNRGRVFSVYRVVDMSGTILAQGIIATLEPGTYIAYNIIAMIACLSLLPLALTQSAPPEMPAQQGFRPFFALRLSPLAGIGVVTAGITMAAFRMVGPVYATEIGLTASETALYLVMGVIGGAAIQLPAGYITDRYNRRHVLMGFSIAAIFVCFSTSLATGLAMDEPMIGYISAFFFGIATMPIYSVCATHANDFAKPGDLVDLSASLILLYSLGAIVSPVINGYLIGAYGAGSMFRFIGMIHVILIIYSFWRMSIRPVTRYTTRYRYIPRTTLFINSILRNSRKHR; encoded by the coding sequence ATGTCACTCCTGATATCATTATCTGCTCTTTTCATATCGGTTCTTTTCATTCAGATAGGCAGCGGGTCGCTCGGCCCGCTCGATGCCCTGTCGGGGCAGATCCATGGATTTTCACCCGGTGAGATCGGCCTGCTTGGCTCGGCGCATTTTATCGGGCTCTTTCTCGGCTGCCTGATCAATCCTTTTCTGATCCGGCGTTCCGGCCATTCGCGCACCTTTGCGGTCATGGCCGCGGCGAGCGCGATTTCCGCCATCCTGCACCCGATCTTCATCAACCTGTGGTTCTGGTGCCTGCTCAGGATGTTGACGGGGTTTGCCATTGCCGGGGCCTATACCGTGATCGAAAGCTGGCTTCAGGCCAAACTGGTCAAAAGCAACCGCGGCCGGGTGTTTTCGGTTTATCGGGTGGTGGATATGTCGGGGACCATTCTTGCGCAAGGGATCATCGCCACCCTCGAGCCGGGGACGTATATTGCCTATAACATCATCGCGATGATTGCCTGCCTCAGCCTTCTGCCGCTGGCGCTGACGCAATCCGCGCCTCCGGAAATGCCGGCCCAGCAAGGGTTTCGTCCTTTTTTCGCCCTCCGTCTGTCGCCTCTGGCCGGGATCGGGGTGGTGACGGCGGGTATCACGATGGCCGCGTTCCGGATGGTCGGCCCGGTCTACGCCACCGAGATCGGCCTCACGGCATCTGAAACCGCCCTCTATCTGGTGATGGGGGTGATCGGCGGGGCCGCAATCCAGTTGCCGGCGGGATATATCACGGACCGATACAACCGCCGCCATGTTCTGATGGGGTTCTCGATCGCCGCCATTTTTGTCTGTTTTTCCACCAGCCTGGCCACCGGTCTTGCCATGGATGAGCCCATGATCGGATATATCAGCGCGTTTTTCTTCGGCATTGCCACGATGCCGATCTATTCCGTCTGCGCCACCCATGCGAATGATTTTGCCAAACCGGGTGATCTTGTTGATCTTTCGGCGTCGCTGATCCTTCTCTATTCGCTTGGCGCGATTGTGAGCCCGGTCATCAACGGCTATCTGATCGGCGCCTACGGGGCCGGATCGATGTTCCGGTTCATCGGCATGATACATGTCATCCTGATCATCTACAGTTTCTGGCGGATGAGCATCCGGCCGGTCACCCGGTACACCACGCGGTATCGGTATATTCCCCGCACAACGCTGTTTATCAACTCGATCTTGCGCAATTCGAGAAAACACCGCTAA
- a CDS encoding DMT family transporter, protein MMKLLAHFLLMLTALIWGVSFVFQTTAMETLGPYGFTFWRFLAGALAILPLAIWEARKVSLAGLVRDKGRGKSRSLALPVLMLGVLMATGSLLQQISLGITSVANTAFLTTLYVPLVPLMGLVIFRDNISLYRWLAVLVFMAGSWLMSGASPEDAVFGDVLVVLGAFFWAGHIMLVGWCVRETAAPFQLAFAQSAITTMLCLMIMILTEPFSLAAMVPALPEILFTGVLSIGAGFTFQLLAQKRASNAAAAIILSLEGVFAALAGWMILGQAMASIAILGAFLILVAVLIIELTPVNTTAP, encoded by the coding sequence ATGATGAAACTTCTTGCCCATTTTCTATTGATGCTGACCGCCCTTATCTGGGGGGTTTCTTTTGTTTTCCAGACAACGGCGATGGAAACGCTGGGGCCTTATGGCTTCACTTTCTGGAGGTTTCTGGCCGGTGCGCTGGCCATCCTGCCGCTTGCCATATGGGAGGCGCGGAAAGTCTCTCTTGCCGGGCTTGTGCGTGATAAAGGACGCGGTAAAAGCCGGTCGCTTGCGCTGCCGGTGCTGATGCTCGGCGTGCTGATGGCGACAGGCTCGCTCCTGCAGCAGATCAGCCTCGGCATTACCAGTGTTGCCAATACCGCTTTTCTCACCACGCTCTATGTGCCGCTGGTTCCCCTGATGGGGCTGGTGATTTTCCGTGACAATATCTCTCTTTATCGCTGGCTGGCGGTGCTGGTCTTCATGGCCGGATCATGGCTGATGTCCGGCGCATCGCCTGAAGACGCTGTGTTCGGCGATGTGCTGGTCGTCTTAGGGGCGTTTTTCTGGGCCGGGCATATCATGCTCGTCGGCTGGTGCGTCAGGGAAACAGCGGCGCCGTTTCAACTGGCCTTTGCCCAGAGTGCCATAACAACTATGCTATGCCTGATGATCATGATCCTGACCGAACCTTTCAGCCTGGCCGCCATGGTCCCGGCACTACCGGAAATCCTTTTCACCGGGGTGCTTTCCATCGGGGCCGGATTCACCTTCCAGCTCCTTGCCCAGAAACGTGCATCCAATGCGGCGGCGGCAATCATTCTGTCCCTCGAAGGGGTGTTTGCCGCCCTTGCCGGCTGGATGATCCTCGGGCAGGCCATGGCGTCGATTGCCATTCTCGGTGCGTTCCTGATCCTGGTGGCGGTGCTGATCATCGAGCTTACCCCCGTGAACACGACAGCGCCATGA
- the selD gene encoding selenide, water dikinase SelD, translating to MMTPSPITPHLRHLVLVGGGHAQIAVLKKFAMAPMPGLRLTLISRDVMTPYSGMLPGYIEGVYGREEITLDLSHLARHAGARFIHDEISSIDPEARTIGIKGRPPLSYDLMSINIGASTDLDAITGAREHAIGIKPISTLLPRLDAVLDPDMDAPHLLLAGGGAAGVETALALDERLNVTGTRRARITLVHRGERLAAEYPQAASRMMERELASRGIDVRLQTSLDRVEPGMAILDGDEGLAADLILVITPASPPAWLAGTSLALDERGFIAVNRSLQSISHPEIFAAGDIATLEAERRPKAGVFAVRAGPYLAENLRRALLGQRLKSWHPQRNYLALVGTGGGRALAVRGNLVVPGSAAGWHLKEWIDRRFMKRFSAMREMPAPPPPQLARQITGEGEDPALADMRCLGCAAKAGWASLDQALAAARNHLNEIAPGMTEKSPITEDSAMTEIGGMVMVQSIDALTAMVDDPFLLGRIAALHALSDLYASNATPINALALLTLPPALARLQQDDITQILAGAMLALAEENTRLVGGHTSESHALQVGFSVTGTRPDDLTLAEVKDGDGLVLTKPLGTGMIMAAHARGIDGANGEIRRKAIDVMSLSNGGAAALLARHGPFMMTDVTGFGLARHLRSLLDREDGRGFSAECDHHALPVIPGVTALAGQGVRSSLAGMNERSAPLLPLGEIDTSLYHDPQTGGGLLAVVPRGCIGTLMEEAEKEGIFLAEIGRVRDDGLGQIRIRG from the coding sequence ATGATGACTCCCTCCCCCATCACGCCTCATTTGCGTCACCTCGTGCTGGTGGGGGGTGGTCATGCCCAGATTGCGGTGCTGAAGAAATTTGCCATGGCGCCGATGCCCGGCCTGCGCCTGACGCTGATCAGCCGGGATGTCATGACCCCCTATTCCGGCATGCTGCCCGGATATATCGAAGGTGTTTATGGCCGGGAAGAGATCACCCTTGATCTGAGCCATCTTGCCCGCCATGCCGGGGCGCGCTTCATCCATGATGAAATCTCCTCCATCGACCCGGAAGCACGAACGATCGGCATCAAGGGAAGGCCGCCGCTTAGCTATGATCTCATGTCGATCAATATCGGGGCCAGCACCGATCTGGACGCCATCACCGGGGCGAGAGAACACGCCATCGGCATCAAGCCTATCTCAACCCTGCTCCCGCGCCTCGATGCCGTGCTTGACCCGGATATGGACGCCCCGCATCTGCTGCTCGCGGGTGGCGGCGCGGCCGGGGTTGAGACAGCTCTTGCCCTTGATGAGCGACTGAATGTCACCGGCACGCGCAGGGCCCGGATCACGCTGGTCCATCGCGGGGAACGGCTGGCGGCGGAATACCCGCAGGCGGCATCACGGATGATGGAACGGGAGCTTGCGTCAAGAGGCATTGATGTTCGCCTTCAGACCTCCCTTGACCGGGTCGAACCCGGGATGGCGATACTCGACGGGGATGAGGGACTGGCGGCTGATCTCATCCTTGTCATTACCCCGGCATCGCCGCCGGCCTGGCTTGCCGGCACGTCCCTTGCCCTTGATGAGCGCGGGTTCATTGCGGTCAACCGAAGCCTGCAATCCATCAGTCATCCGGAGATATTCGCCGCCGGTGACATTGCCACGCTTGAAGCAGAGAGGCGGCCGAAAGCCGGGGTTTTTGCCGTCAGGGCCGGCCCTTATCTTGCCGAAAATCTCCGCCGCGCGCTTCTCGGCCAGCGGCTTAAATCCTGGCACCCGCAACGGAACTATCTTGCCCTTGTCGGGACCGGCGGTGGCCGGGCTCTTGCCGTCAGGGGCAATCTGGTGGTGCCGGGTTCGGCGGCGGGCTGGCATCTCAAGGAATGGATTGACCGACGGTTCATGAAGAGGTTTTCCGCAATGAGGGAAATGCCAGCGCCGCCACCCCCTCAACTTGCCCGACAGATCACAGGCGAGGGCGAGGATCCGGCGCTCGCCGATATGCGCTGTCTTGGCTGTGCCGCCAAAGCCGGATGGGCGTCCCTTGATCAGGCGCTGGCGGCAGCGCGCAATCATCTCAACGAGATTGCGCCCGGAATGACCGAAAAATCCCCTATCACCGAAGACAGCGCAATGACCGAGATAGGCGGTATGGTCATGGTTCAATCCATCGATGCGCTGACGGCGATGGTGGATGATCCCTTTCTTCTTGGCCGTATTGCCGCGCTCCATGCCCTGAGTGATCTATATGCCAGCAACGCCACCCCCATCAATGCGCTGGCGCTTTTGACCCTGCCGCCGGCGCTGGCACGGCTGCAGCAGGATGACATCACCCAGATACTGGCAGGCGCCATGCTGGCTCTGGCGGAAGAAAATACCCGGCTTGTCGGCGGGCATACATCGGAAAGCCATGCCCTTCAGGTTGGGTTTTCGGTCACCGGAACACGGCCGGATGATCTCACGCTCGCGGAGGTCAAGGACGGCGACGGCCTTGTGCTGACCAAGCCCCTCGGCACAGGAATGATCATGGCGGCACATGCACGGGGTATTGACGGCGCGAATGGAGAGATCCGCCGGAAAGCCATCGATGTCATGTCGCTATCAAATGGCGGGGCCGCCGCGCTTCTTGCGAGGCACGGGCCGTTCATGATGACGGACGTGACCGGGTTCGGGCTGGCCCGGCATTTGCGTTCCCTTCTTGATCGGGAAGACGGGCGGGGTTTTTCCGCTGAATGTGACCATCACGCCCTGCCGGTAATTCCGGGCGTCACGGCGCTGGCAGGACAGGGCGTGCGGTCCTCTCTTGCCGGGATGAATGAAAGATCAGCCCCGCTCCTCCCCCTTGGCGAGATCGATACAAGCCTTTATCATGACCCGCAGACAGGAGGCGGGCTTCTTGCCGTTGTTCCCCGGGGATGTATCGGCACCCTCATGGAGGAGGCTGAAAAAGAAGGCATCTTCCTCGCCGAAATCGGGCGTGTCCGGGATGACGGCCTGGGCCAGATACGGATACGCGGCTGA
- the mnmH gene encoding tRNA 2-selenouridine(34) synthase MnmH, with protein sequence MVAPILTTEDWKSHEGVIIDARSPAEFEDDHIPGAINLPVLDNEERAEVGRIYKEVSPFEARKLGARLAAVNIARHIEARLGAHDTNWRPLIYCWRGGQRSGSMARILAEIGWLVTVLDGGYKRYRKNVMDAIDQISPDLDLIILKGATGTAKTRILRSVQAVGGQVIDLEGLARHRGSLLGHEPGQEQPSQRFFETCLLDVMAGLDPARPVLIEAESSRIGSCHIPRMLWQRMQQSPQITITASRESRVEFLIRDYAHLINNPSGLDRLFDGMIQRHGREICESWRKLARNGQWHELVGALIEQHYDPAYANTGARRAGADLGEIRAEALTDAAMPSLAKKVLVRMEMSRD encoded by the coding sequence ATGGTCGCGCCTATTCTTACAACCGAAGACTGGAAATCTCATGAGGGGGTGATCATCGATGCCCGCAGCCCGGCCGAATTCGAGGATGATCATATCCCGGGCGCGATCAACCTGCCGGTTCTGGATAACGAGGAACGTGCCGAAGTCGGCCGGATATACAAAGAGGTCAGCCCCTTTGAGGCCCGCAAGCTCGGGGCGCGACTGGCGGCGGTCAATATCGCACGGCATATCGAGGCGAGGCTCGGGGCGCATGACACCAACTGGCGGCCGCTGATCTATTGCTGGCGTGGCGGCCAGCGGTCCGGCTCCATGGCGCGTATTCTGGCCGAAATCGGCTGGCTCGTCACCGTGCTTGATGGCGGCTATAAACGATATCGCAAGAATGTGATGGATGCGATTGACCAGATCTCCCCTGATCTTGATCTCATCATCCTTAAGGGCGCGACCGGCACGGCCAAAACCCGGATCCTGCGCTCGGTACAGGCTGTGGGTGGACAGGTCATTGATCTTGAAGGGCTGGCCCGGCATCGCGGCTCCCTGCTCGGCCATGAACCGGGGCAGGAGCAACCCAGCCAGCGGTTTTTTGAAACCTGCCTTCTTGATGTCATGGCAGGGCTTGATCCTGCACGGCCAGTGCTCATCGAGGCGGAAAGCAGCCGCATCGGATCCTGCCATATTCCGCGAATGCTCTGGCAGAGGATGCAGCAATCCCCGCAGATCACGATCACCGCATCACGGGAAAGCCGGGTGGAATTCCTTATCCGGGATTACGCGCATCTGATCAATAATCCATCCGGGCTGGACCGCCTCTTTGACGGCATGATCCAGCGGCACGGCCGTGAGATCTGTGAAAGCTGGCGTAAGCTTGCCCGAAACGGGCAGTGGCATGAGCTTGTCGGGGCGCTCATTGAGCAGCACTATGATCCGGCCTATGCGAATACCGGCGCCCGACGGGCCGGAGCTGATCTCGGCGAAATCAGGGCCGAGGCGCTGACCGATGCCGCCATGCCGTCGCTGGCAAAGAAAGTTCTGGTTCGGATGGAAATGAGCCGGGATTGA